One Zymoseptoria tritici IPO323 chromosome 3, whole genome shotgun sequence genomic region harbors:
- the PAFA2401 gene encoding Paf1 complex protein (RNA polymerase II-associated protein similar to Saccharomyces cerevisiae Paf1 protein (Paf1p) which is required for methylation of lysine 9 and 79 of histone H3 and telomere-associated gene silencing) — MASAQRGDKVVHQDYIARIRYSNALPPPPHPPKLLEIPGTGLSGGQYTSAAYASRLAREQPLSVEIDAELGMPIDLVGIPGVFEGDDSAISVRPGPPNHHPADKALLRPLAALSKAGGATGAVSFLRRTEYTSSQNTQHFTSSTSKDLLKLRNDAKKKKATVNKDDPINIMRDIVKGFDVAYPRDAYKGEDSTTNLRGAQPSDAELSAWKNPKHPTNPDLKLLDSYPVLPDPEAIPTTGFFLIMKFITNPLRKGEYDDRLDTAIVRPVIDEDAEVAFSEKLREWEESRSTRPEPIREYDYDYYLPENPEAVRNLKRKLDVNDPENEDPALYTDEVADDQMAFKYKRLRTYETYNQHGDVNNLYNDTVALALHDPETEEGHAKRLAKGAYFYPIVQRTGLRPKRVVGSRMYDQQEKIDELNVMVTEPNDDLQASQMEKRAMLDPALRVDEVV; from the exons ATGGCCTCTGCCCAACGAGGAGACAAGGTGGTGCACCAGGACTACATCGCGCGCATACGATATTCCAATGCGctaccaccacctccgcatcCTCCGAAACTGCTCGAGATCCCTGGGACTGGTCTATCAGGCGGACAATACACGAGCGCTGCATATGCATCGCGACTGGCAAGAGAGCAGCCATTGAGTGTGGAGATCGATGCGGAGCTGGGTATGCCCATAGATCTCGTGGGTATACCTGGTGTATTCGAGGGAGATGATAGTG CCATTTCGGTGCGACCTGGACCTCCAAATCATCACCCTGCGGACAAAGCACTCTTGCGACCACTTGCTGCGCTGAGCAAGGCAGGCGGAGCGACTGGCGCGGTGTCGTTCTTGCGCCGAACAGAATACACATCATCACAAAACACACAGCACTTTACCTCATCCACATCGAAGGACCTCTTGAAGCTGCGAAAtgatgcgaagaagaagaaggcgactgTGAATAAGGATGACCCGATCAACATCATGCGAGATATTGTCAAGGGCTTCGATGTGGCATATCCAAGAGATGCGTACAAAGGCGAGGACAGCACAACAAACTTGAGAGGAGCACAGCCATCAGATGCCGAGCTCAGCGCATGGAAGAATCCGAAGCATCCCACGAATCCCGACCTCAAACTCCTCGACTCATACCCTGTGCTGCCCGACCCCGAAGCAATACCCACGACTGGCTTCTTCTTGATTATGAAGTTCATCACAAATCCTTTAAGGAAGGGAGAATACGACGACCGTCTAGACACAGCAATTGTCAGACCAGTCATCGATGAAGACGCCGAAGTAGCATTCTCGGAAAAACTCCGTGAATGGGAGGAGTCGAGATCCACGAGACCAGAACCTATCCGCGAGTACGACTACGATTACTACCTTCCAGAGAACCCCGAGGCCGTCCGCAACCTCAAACGCAAACTCGACGTCAACGACCCTGAAAACGAGGACCCAGCCCTCTATACCGACGAAGTGGCCGACGATCAAATGGCATTCAAGTATAAGAGACTGCGGACGTACGAGACATACAACCAGCACGGTGATGTGAACAACCTTTACAACGACACCGTCGCTCTGGCATTGCATGATCCCGAGACGGAAGAGGGACATGCGAAGAGGTTGGCCAAGGGAGCGTACTTCTACCCGATTGTGCAGAGGACTGGGTTGCGGCCGAAGAGAGTGGTGGGTAGCAGGATGTATGATCAACAGGAGAAGATTGATGAGCTGAATGTCATGGTTACGGAGCCGAACGATGATTTGCAGGCGAGTcagatggagaagagggCGATGCTGGATCCCGCGTTGCGGGTTGATGAGGTGGTCTGA